A stretch of the Malus sylvestris chromosome 10, drMalSylv7.2, whole genome shotgun sequence genome encodes the following:
- the LOC126587298 gene encoding putative pentatricopeptide repeat-containing protein At3g18840, which yields MQFLKDGLTYHVQAIKASFELTIFTSNQLIHLYSKHGLIREAQKLFDEMPQRNVFSWNAIISAHIKARNLNRARQLFDAASYRDLVTYNSMLSGYVSADGYEDCALELFREMKSRDDRIRIDEIGLTTMLNLTAKLEIGYYGRQLHCFMVKTANDLSGFAVSSLIDMYSKCGCFQEALRMFSGYRGVVDLVSKNAMVAACCREGKLEMADDLFWTEPELNDAVSWNTLIAGYVQHGFEQEALKLFVCMADNGFRWNDHTFASALSACSGLKSSKLGKEIHAWVLKNGMTSNPYIVSGIIDVYSKCGNMCYAKSVHVATGSENSFSVSSMITGHASHGNLMEARKLFDSLTEKNAVVWTALFSGYLKYQKCEAIFELLGEFTAKESIVPDAGILISVLGACSIQAALDPGKQIHAYILRNGIEIDKKLFSALVDMYSKSGSINYAEKLFKSDYDRDIILYNVMLAGYAHHGHENKAIQIFNEMLEKGMGPDAITFLALLSACRHSCLVELGEQFFYLMEKVYNVLPEIEHCACMIDLYGRANQLDKAIAFMRKIPIESDTILWGAFMNACRVNGNAVLAREAEEKLLKLEGDIGDRYVQLVNFYAAEGDWDEVCRIRKKMKGKEAKKTAGCSWLYVENGVHIFISGDKAHPRAEAINCTLALLTEELYQISRASAGIII from the coding sequence atgcaGTTTCTAAAAGACGGTCTTACATATCACGTCCAAGCCATAAAAGCCAGTTTTGAGCTAACCATTTTCACCTCCAATCAactcattcacttgtactccaAGCATGGCCTTATTCGAGAAGCCCAGAAACTGTTCGACGAAATGCCCCAACGAAACGTCTTCTCTTGGAATGCCATAATCTCCGCCCACATCAAGGCACGCAACTTGAACCGGGCACGCCAGTTATTTGACGCTGCCTCTTACAGGGATTTGGTCACGTATAATTCCATGTTGTCTGGTTATGTAAGCGCCGACGGGTATGAGGATTGTGCGCTTGAGCTGTTTCGCGAAATGAAGTCACGGGATGATCGGATTCGGATTGACGAGATTGGTCTCACGACTATGCTGAACTTGACTGCCAAATTGGAAATTGGGTATTATGGGAGACAGTTGCATTGTTTTATGGTGAAAACTGCTAATGATTTAAGTGGGTTCGCAGTGAGCTCGCTTATCGATATGTATAGTAAATGTGGGTGTTTTCAAGAAGCGTTGCGGATGTTTAGTGGGTATAGAGGGGTGGTTGATTTGGTTTCGAAGAATGCAATGGTGGCGGCTTGTTGTAGAGAAGGCAAATTAGAAATGGCAGATGATCTGTTTTGGACAGAGCCAGAGCTGAATGATGCTGTGTCTTGGAATACACTGATTGCAGGGTATGTGCAGCATGGTTTTGAGCAAGAGGCACTGAAATTGTTTGTCTGTATGGCAGATAATGGATTCAGATGGAATGACCACACTTTTGCTAGTGCTTTGAGTGCTTGCTCCGGTTTGAAGAGCTCCAAACTTGGAAAGGAAATCCATGCTTGGGTCTTGAAGAATGGGATGACATCAAATCCGTATATAGTCAGTGGCATTATTGATGTCTACTCCAAGTGTGgtaatatgtgttatgcaaagtCAGTTCACGTAGCAACGGGGTCAGAAAATTCCTTTTCGGTAAGTTCAATGATTACTGGTCATGCTTCTCATGGTAACCTAATGGAAGCACGAAAACTTTTTGACTCATTGACTGAAAAAAACGCTGTTGTTTGGACAGCTTTGTTTTCTGGGTATCTCAAATACCAGAAATGCGAAGCTATATTTGAACTTTTAGGTGAGTTCACGGCAAAGGAATCAATAGTTCCTGATGCTGGGATTCTCATCAGTGTGCTTGGTGCCTGTTCAATACAAGCAGCCCTGGATCCTGGGAAGCAGATCCATGCTTACATTCTAAGGAACGGGATTGAAATCGATAAGAAGCTTTTTAGTGCTTTGGTTGATATGTACTCAAAATCCGGGAGTATAAACTACGCAGAAAAACTTTTTAAAAGCGACTATGACAGAGATATAATCCTGTACAATGTGATGTTAGCTGGTTATGCTCACCATGGgcatgaaaataaagctatccAGATTTTCAATGAAATGTTGGAGAAAGGTATGGGACCCGATGCAATCACCTTTTTAGCACTGCTGTCAGCCTGTCGACACTCTTGCTTGGTGGAATTGGGTGAGCAGTTCTTCTACTTGATGGAAAAAGTGTATAATGTTTTACCCGAAATTGAGCACTGCGCTTGCATGATTGATTTGTACGGGAGGGCTAATCAACTTGATAAGGCAATAGCATTCATGAGAAAGATCCCTATAGAATCAGACACCATTTTATGGGGGGCATTCATGAATGCTTGTAGGGTAAACGGGAACGCCGTACTTGCTAGAGAGGCAGAGGAGAAACTATTAAAACTTGAAGGAGACATTGGTGATCGGTATGTACAGTTGGTTAATTTCTATGCAGCGGAAGGAGATTGGGATGAGGTTTGCAGaataaggaagaagatgaaagggAAGGAGGCCAAGAAGACCGCTGGTTGCAGTTGGTTATACGTGGAAAATGGTGTTCATATATTTATCTCTGGTGATAAAGCCCACCCAAGAGCAGAGGCTATAAATTGTACATTAGCCTTATTGACTGAAGAACTGTATCAGATATCTCGGGCCTCCGCTGGGATCATAATTTGA